In Candidatus Neomarinimicrobiota bacterium, the genomic window TATTTAACTTCTGCTGCGATATGATCATTTGAATAATTTGTACGCCAGGCAGGATTCGAACCTGCGACCTTTGGCTTCGGAGGCCAACACTCTATCCAACTGAGCTACTGGCGCGCATTGATTTAATGAGATCAAAAAAGTAATACCTCAATATTAATGATAGTATAATCATAAGATGATATTAATTCAACTCGACCATCCGCCGGCTGCCTTCACGCTGTTTTTCATCAACATCATGATCGTCATGGGACCAACCCCTCCCGGCACGGGAGTTATTGCGGCAGCTTTTTCCGATACGGAATCGAAATGAACGTCTCCGACTAATTTGTATCCGGACTTTTTTGAAGAATCTTTCACCCTGTTTGTTCCTACGTCTATTACGACTACCCCCTTTTTTACCATGCTCCCGTCTATAAATTCCGGCATTCCCGCTGCGGCGATGAGAATATCCGCCCGGTTTGTATGGGAAGAGAGCTCCTTAGTTCTCGTATGACATAGAGTTACCGTTGCATTACCTCCCTTCCTTTTTTGAGTCAGCAGATTCAGAAGCGGTCTTCCGACTAATCTGCTCCTTCCGATTATTACAACGTGTTTGCCTTCAGGATCGTTTCCGCTTTTCATGAGCAGCT contains:
- a CDS encoding bifunctional 5,10-methylenetetrahydrofolate dehydrogenase/5,10-methenyltetrahydrofolate cyclohydrolase; its protein translation is MALIIDGKAIAAQVRSEIEKEIKALQGRSVTPGLGVILVGENPASMTYVKMKQKMCEELGIITKEFLPDAGITQEELMSLTNEFNSDPEIHGILIQLPLPDHIDEESALSNLSPEKDVDGFHPVNVGKMTLGEGGFIPATPAGIIELLMKSGNDPEGKHVVIIGRSRLVGRPLLNLLTQKRKGGNATVTLCHTRTKELSSHTNRADILIAAAGMPEFIDGSMVKKGVVVIDVGTNRVKDSSKKSGYKLVGDVHFDSVSEKAAAITPVPGGVGPMTIMMLMKNSVKAAGGWSS